The sequence below is a genomic window from Humulus lupulus chromosome 3, drHumLupu1.1, whole genome shotgun sequence.
ACTCTTTCGATCATCTGGGCAACAAGCCCAATCAGCATCCGAGAAACCAGTAAGAGTGAGGCCAGTTGAATGTTTGATATGAATGCAATGGTGTAGAGTACCCTTAAGATACCTTAGAACATGCTTAGTTGCACGCCAATGAGCAGTTGTAAGTGCTGAAAGAAATTGGCTGAGCTTGTTAACGACAAAACACAAATCAAGTATTGCGTGAGTAAGATATTTGTAAAAATCCTTATTGGCTAACTTTGTTTtagataaaatattttaaattgagaaaaatcagcagtatatctttaaataattatcacataattcagcTGGTTTTTAGTGTGAATaaattttttaccttatttatcacaatcaatatttattggtaaaatattgtatttaaattatcttgtgcgaatattttcagggattatgttcaTTCAGGGATAAGAAGGttttcgaaaatgaacatggtcaaaagaaatgaccatgttcgttctgccaaaTAAGTCTGATGTCGTTGCTGACTCAACACTTACCTTTTCTGTCGACACGGAATTAATCTGGCTGGAAGATTTTCTAAATCAAAGAAATTTGCAAATATTCTTGTGTTGATTACAAGATCTTAGAAAAAcctggccttggacgatttctttACGTATAAATACCTTGTTAAGGCCTTTGGAaatttcacctcttccatttggaaatttgtaaacgttatgttattttgaagagtgttttaTTTGTAgggattaagtttgttcaccttaatctttgtgagagtgttgagtgtacttgtggaaATCTATCTAGTCCCTTGTAAACAGGTAGTGtttattgtgaacgtgttcataaggatcctTGGGAGAGAATTCTGTCTAactctcacttcgggaggaagtgagcactcactattctttgaagggatttcaagagaaTCAGTGTTTCATCAAAActagattcgtagagaagagtacaacaagattgcggtaatagtttaagagggagtcttacgttgtttaagtcaatgcttttgtacacattatttctttactaattggtttattctctgggcgtggccccgtggatgtaGATTATCTGAAATGAtttctgaaccacataaaaattctcGTGTGTTAAATTTTTTACCTGTTTTTTTGTTTCTGCTTAAACAATTGCATAAGTTGTAATGCCCAAAATCCCTAACAAGGTTTATgactttgattaggaggccgagagggccataattaatttattatattattaaataattatgtgtattaaataattatgtgcatgtttatgtgaattatattattatatgataataaatgcatgcatatgagttcatttttaattataatgacattttggtaatttggcccgttgagggcgtaattgtgtattttcatgcatgagagcgaattataaataataccacattatatgtggattggttcgagccattcggcatgagacgatcatggaatgcaagttttcggtctggtcataacgggattaatttcgaagctcggggtgagtctcggggtgatttggtgattagaacattgtcgggaattaaagggtagtggggtatgatttattggcatttgagaatattggaagtatcgagaattggagggcgttaattttaattaacgaaataggcgggaaaggacggtttttcccttggcggctgttaaggcttttatttagacttgaaggcatttaggtcttttgacCATAAATGATTTATATCAACCATAAAGCTAtagaaagcttaagaaaacaGATTCTCCTTCATCTTCTCTCCCGTGCACCATTTCCtctccatttctctttgaattttggagctctttttgaggaaccaagacAAGGAACCTAGCTgtgagggttttgggttattctctaccattgaagaggatgctgctgagattgaggtgagtttttagccatagaatctcttgttcttgctctgttttcattggagtttcagtttggtttttgagttggaaagttgagaattcgatggatgttttggctagggttacttgggttgtgatgcctaggatatgtgtagatgatatttgggttcatttggggggtttaaatggtgtttgggagCTTGATTTTCAGGTTGAAAATGGTTGAGtcgaagggaaaaggttcaaggGCATTTTCTGTCtgggggt
It includes:
- the LOC133825768 gene encoding uncharacterized mitochondrial protein AtMg00240-like, translating into MEEVKFPKALTRKSSSQINSVSTEKLANKDFYKYLTHAILDLCFVVNKLSQFLSALTTAHWRATKHVLRYLKGTLHHCIHIKHSTGLTLTGFSDADWACCPDDRKSVAGYCVYLGHTLVSGSSKKQVVVSHSSTKPEYRSFAHVVAKIS